A DNA window from Choristoneura fumiferana chromosome 2, NRCan_CFum_1, whole genome shotgun sequence contains the following coding sequences:
- the LOC141445664 gene encoding uncharacterized protein isoform X11 → MRASVWCALALTLLAATGALRPTQAERTARISRRPPLTASTEERPATVEDASTPRTRGSRRREEPVRHVARSRTRTRPAEVDTNEPEAKSANGNNERFDSRRSYSRTRNRTVADLDSPKANVIRSRTRFSRPAPTPSTITTQVPEVSSPIIDERKIEVINSTLDEISKMVFKEESGAPVPKAPAEFPRRNSAARKRGRVTARANERSDLASSGTTNSISISEKGPTTDKMIDLRNSRKLRYKQRLSETDTNLTGLGITSSNQVIQSSQKGSSPSQETLPSAPSAAIVENLQQSTESNLLKTTTLKVMRIVRRPVQRGKGNFKPSPSEILPKKRSDEVSEDDNYPEPFKALLQAKNASTQASSPASESLSVKASQKVYKTYTPTQQSTFTSPGRNKYTRLRSKLNADEESKKEDKPEESTAAPRVSSTRQPEHKYRSSYTTRNRKFSTQSTSTTAANTIDQNTEKPVHKFNRKLKLTTESPVNEPKVNIKRMETNNLLKRTLNRTPYSRRNVSKSDVAPPTNDSNLNIGSALESIAKHKASLPRTSYYSRQRNSKISAPSTEEPFKESNSVADSADRKNEDNADMPLIFTLLKPTDTPQNDTVENENQTDKALNTFVIAVTSKESQETSTENEMTSNAVDDSGAKPIVDIYPTPKYHATYTVPQSTIGEERKIENPVSTLPINNIQTRKFGRAKTNLRSQSNEVPNDLPTRDRGSGKFTDAYSKPTEASTNGIIPDMEKNTNKHRFSSKYRAAYLEKPIYRATVPTVTPSTIEGEDFQIGPDMNAISFTQTRSPAELLKLSESLVKPSHVMKVEASQHSQSVTVSIFDALAEILTSTPRNRLSSTTEVNKKQNINTDLIQALNGVSNNINVNSRVLPSQDTLSLNVNLNTNTNVQNTDLTPNVNNPLVAAGAPPTLTTPQASPTPPPTTPVSARRPFAFKVLYSEPTDKLTTAPEPTSNQPTTDNPTMISSSALNLKDSSSGVTVANKPPAEQSTASHVLSLRTTTMLPSVDEILLNSLSSAAKEEMVISSRTSSTRQPTILTLDIDPETKQIRTEKPGEGNDNAVFKFIPIDEVTVRSQNSNVLKLASSKSPTTTEASQTIGVTEPITESNTQTPQIPTLIPTDDDPTTTVQAPAGTTIDTSSESITMTSMLTTASTEAISTPVTVTETPTTLVTTTMAPTTTTPTTTTITPTTTTTTPLPVTTTTEATTSTTPAATTTVTTTTEAATTTTTTTTAAPTSIAETETIPTSTVAATATVAITKEEAKRYQDDAALLQAFLNGTERIPKKLNSNSLDQSTGTPSINTKTTLAMTTVQNDEDKFLQELLSIAGKNPHALTIPNIGGNIKLNNRVQTTTVRSIEDDIRQFEEDTKLLKALLQATGQNPANFNIPSLDIKTTTVPSTTETATTPKPQTTTPSVQPDAKQLQLQENAKLLQVLLQATGQSNSNLPIPVISGITSNVRIASNPYTTSLGSNPTTPINVRPVYTTLNTSPVPIPTTISTSTITVPTTFQTRNTESTTIRISTTFPPFNQRRRQSTTTAVPSESTTVLTARRVPASQFTVTTEIPTSSTFSVEEDLAFLNNLKSVLNTNTNTADPEAALANRIIALAVEKSLSEIKSGKSTERTGKNIIPTTTPRTTTTTTTTTTTTTPRPTTNVPSTPSIEDDIRQFQEDTKLLQALLKATGQDPSKLNLPTLPNVNSNVSPKLPPNVNNDLNLLSNLLASPSPLNEPFDSLTQRPKVTTTRPFGAKIAVKDDLKNTQDDEKLLQTLIQLQGAQETTTLRSKIAITGQSSDEALKKLIQQAKPTGMVQEATKMPIAISTEYGKSNDALLAALLKEQGFGPTTASSLDEQLRLAALLNQVVVTPKARRTTTPPPPPAPRRPILDGLAWLWQTWRETGSGTGAKRPNRRPDPAPTASVSASQATSNRVNWFGSGPFVGNADTQPTSNRIPLEPPRAVTSEQTPGRGQLVSAAINVTRAFSQFLGAAIQGAAQTVQNVIRAGQRAATDVYTNGSGASG, encoded by the exons GCTGAAAGGACGGCGCGGATAAGTAGAAGACCGCCATTAACTGCGTCAACAGAAGAAAGACCTGCCACAGTAGAGGATGCATCGACCCCTAGAACAAGGGGATCAAGGAGAAGAGAAGAGCCCGTACGGCATGTGGCACGGTCCAGGACGAGAACCAGGCCTGCAGAAGTAGATACCAATGAACCTGAAGCTAAATCAGCGAATGGGAACAACGAACGATTCGATTCACGAAGGTCGTACAGTCGAACCCGTAACAGGACTGTGGCTGATCTAGATAGCCCTAAAGCTAATGTGATAAGAAGCAGGACGCGGTTCAGCAGACCAGCACCAACACCGTCCACGATAACAACTCAAGTACCAGAGGTCAGTTCTCCGATAATTGATGAAAGAAAAATTGAAGTCATCAACTCAACATTAGATGAAATCTCAAAAATGGTTTTCAAAGAAGAATCGGGTGCACCAGTTCCTAAAGCTCCCGCAGAATTTCCACGCAGAAACTCCGCTGCAAGAAAACGTGGACGCGTTACTGCAAGAGCAAACGAAAGATCAGATCTCGCTAGCTCAGGAACAACTAATTCCATTTCTATTTCTGAAAAAGGTCCAACAACAGATAAAATGATAGATTTAAGAAATTCTCGAAAACTAAGGTACAAACAGCGTTTATCTGAAACTGATACAAATTTAACGGGTCTTGGGATCACATCTTCCAACCAAGTCATACAATCTAGTCAAAAAGGAAGCTCTCCTAGTCAAGAGACTCTTCCATCTGCTCCATCTGCGGCCATCGTGGAAAATCTCCAACAAAGTACTGAATCTAATCTATTGAAAACTACAACTTTGAAAGTTATGAGGATAGTTAGACGTCCCGTACAGAGAGGAAAGGGAAATTTTAAACCATCTCCATCTGAAATTCTTCCAAAAAAACGCTCGGACGAAGTAAGCGAAGATGATAACTATCCTGAACCTTTCAAAGCCTTATTGCAAGCTAAAAATGCTTCG ACACAAGCTAGCTCTCCAGCCAGTGAGAGTTTGTCAGTGAAAGCATCCCAAAAAGTTTACAAAACTTACACACCAACACAACAGTCAACATTTACTAGCCCTGGTAGAAACAAGTACACGCGG CTGCGCTCAAAATTAAACGCAGATGAAGAATCAAAGAAAGAAGACAAACCTGAGGAGAGTACAGCAGCTCCGAGGGTATCTTCCACTAGGCAACCAGAGCACAAGTACCGGTCATCATATACAACAAGAAACCGAAAATTTAGTACACAATCTACGTCCACAACAGCTGCTAATACAATTGATCAGAACACTGAGAAACCAGTTCACAAATTTAATAGAAAACTAAAGTTGACTACAGAATCCCCTGTAAATGAACCTAAAGTAAACATTAAACGTATGGAAACTAATAATTTGTTGAAAAGGACTTTGAACAGAACTCCTTATTCGAGAAGAAATGTAAGTAAAAGTGACGTAGCGCCTCCAACTAATGACAGTAATCTCAACATCGGAAGTGCGCTTGAAAGTATTGCTAAACATAAAGCTTCATTGCCTAGAACATCATATTACTCTCGGCAAAGAAATAGTAAAATAAGTGCACCTTCAACTGAGGAACCTTTCAAAGAAAGCAATAGTGTCGCTGACTCGGCAGATAGAAAAAATGAAGACAACGCAGATATGcctttaatatttacattattgaAACCTACTGATACTCCACAAAATGATACCGTAGAAAATGAAAATCAAACAGATAAAGCGCTTAACACGTTTGTCATAGCTGTTACTAGTAAAGAGTCTCAAGAAACTAGTACTGAAAATGAAATGACGTCTAATGCAGTCGACGACAGCGGAGCAAAACCTATTGTTGACATTTACCCTACACCTAAATATCACGCTACTTACACCGTGCCTCAATCAACAATTGGGGAAGAAAGGAAAATTGAAAATCCGGTTTCTACGTTaccaataaataatatacaaactAGAAAGTTTGGAAGAGCAAAAACAAATCTTAGAAGTCAGAGCAATGAAGTTCCAAATGATTTGCCAACGAGAGACAGAGGTTCCGGAAAATTTACTGATGCTTACTCAAAACCTACAGAAGCTTCTACTAACGGG ATAATTCCAGatatggaaaaaaatacaaacaaacatagattTAGCTCTAAATATCGAGCTGCATATTTAGAAAAACCAATTTACAGAGCAACTGTACCAACAGTAACGCCATCAACT ATAGAGGGAGAAGACTTTCAAATAGGGCCAGACATGAATGCTATATCGTTTACTCAGACACGAAGTCCGGctgaattattaaaattgtcaGAGAGTCTGGTCAAACCATCACACGTCATGAAAGTTGAGGCATCACAACACTCGCAGTCAGTTACTGTATCAATATTTGATGCTTTAGCTGAAATTCTTACTTCCACACCTAGAAACAGATTATCATCAACAACAgaagtaaacaaaaaacaaaacattaatacTGATCTAATACAAGCACTCAACGGCGTGAGTAACAACATTAATGTAAATAGCAGAGTTTTGCCAAGCCAAGACACGTTGTCGTTGAATGTTAATTTAAACACAAATACTAATGTACAAAACACTGATCTGACACCAAATGTGAATAACCCGTTGGTTGCGGCTGGCGCTCCGCCGACGCTGACGACGCCTCAGGCATCACCCACACCCCCTCCTACTACTCCCGTCTCTGCAAGGAGACCTTTTGCCTTTAAAGTCTTGTATTCAGAGCCAACAGACAAACTTACGACTGCACCCGAACCCACATCAAACCAGCCAACGACTGACAACCCAACAATG ATATCGTCATCGGCACTTAACTTAAAAGATAGCAGTAGCGGTGTAACTGTGGCAAATAAGCCGCCTGCTGAGCAAAGCACAGCCTCGCATGTTTTAAGTTTACGCACAACTACAATGCTACCCTCTGTCGATGAGATACTGCTTAATAGTTTATCTTCAGCTGCTAAAGAGGAGATGGTTATATCGTCCAGGACGAGCTCAACTCGTCAGCCAACAATATTAACACTGGATATTGATCCGGAG ACAAAGCAAATTCGCACTGAAAAACCTGGTGAAGGAAACGACAACGCAGTTTTCAAATTTATACCAATTGACGAAGTGACTGTTCGATCTCAAAACTCGAATGTATTAAAATTAGCTTCCAGCAAATCACCTACAACAACTGAAGCAAGTCAAACTATAGGTGTAACGGAACCAATTACCGAATCTAATACACAAACACCACAAATTCCAACATTGATACCGACTGATGATGATCCGACAACCACTGTTCAAGCACCTGCAGGAACAACCATAGATACCAGCTCAGAATCCATAACAATGACAAGCATGCTGACAACAGCCTCTACTGAAGCTATTTCTACTCCAGTAACTGTCACTGAAACGCCGACCACCTTGGTAACTACTACTATGGCTCCGACTACTACAACTCCAACAACAACTACTATAActccaacaacaacaactacaaCTCCACTTCCAGTGACAACTACTACCGAAGCAACAACATCTACTACGCCAGCTGCAACGACTACTGTAACTACTACTACAGAAGCAGCAACAACCACTACCACTACGACTACAGCAGCACCAACAAGTATAGCTGAAACTGAAACCATACCGACCTCAACAGTTGCCGCTACTGCTACCGTTGCAATAACTAAAGAAGAGGCTAAGAGATATCAAGACGATGCTGCTTTACTACAAGCATTCTTAAATGGGACAGAACGTATACCTAAGAAATTAAATTCTAACAGTTTAGATCAAAGCACTGGAACTCCTTCAATTAATACAAAGACCACTCTTGCAATGACAACAGTACAAAATGATGAAGACAAATTCTTGCAAGAGCTCCTGTCTATTGCTGGAAAAAATCCTCATGCTTTGACAATACCAAACATTGGAggcaacataaaattaaataacagagTTCAGACTACAACCGTTCGTTCAATAGAAGATGATATAAGGCAGTTTGAGGAAGACACTAAATTATTAAAAGCATTACTACAAGCCACGGGTCAAAATCCAGCCAATTTTAACATACCATCTTTAGACATTAAAACAACAACAGTGCCATCTACAACAGAAACTGCTACAACACCCAAACCACAGACAACAACACCATCCGTACAACCAGATGCAAAACAATTGCAACTCCAAGAGAATGCTAAACTTTTACAAGTGTTACTTCAGGCTACCGGTCAAAGCAACTCAAACCTTCCCATTCCTGTTATATCAGGAATAACATCAAACGTAAGAATAGCATCTAACCCTTACACTACATCGCTTGGGTCAAATCCAACTACTCCAATAAACGTACGGCCTGTATACACGACATTAAACACATCGCCCGTGCCTATACCAACAACGATTTCAACTAGTACTATCACTGTGCCTACTACGTTTCAGACCCGCAATACTGAGTCTACGACGATTAGGATATCTACTACATTCCCGCCTTTTAATCAGAGAAGAAGGCAATCAACCACAACAGCTGTACCCTCAGAGTCCACAACTGTACTAACTGCGCGAAGGGTGCCAGCATCTCAATTCACAGTTACAACCGAGATTCCTACGTCATCAACGTTCTCTGTTGAGGAGGACTTGGCTTTCCTGAACAACTTG AAATCGGTTCTCAATACTAATACAAATACTGCGGATCCTGAAGCAGCACTGGCAAACCGAATCATAGCTCTTGCAGTAGAGAAAAGTTTGAGTGAAATAAAATCGGGAAAATCTACTGAACGTAccggaaaaaatattattcccacGACCACTCCtagaacaacaacaacaacgacgacgacgacgacaaCGACAACACCTCGTCCAACAACAAATGTTCCAAGTACACCTTCAATTGAAGATGATATAAGACAATTTCAAGAAGATACTAAGCTACTACAGGCTTTATTAAAAGCCACAGGGCAAGATCCATCTAAGTTAAATTTACCAACTCTTCCAAACGTGAACTCTAACGTGAGTCCTAAACTACCACCAAACGTTAACAACGACTTAAATCTTCTATCAAACCTTCTCGCTTCACCTTCACCGCTTAATGAGCCTTTTGACTCTCTAACGCAAAGACCGAAAGTTACAACTACAAGGCCATTTGGTGCAAAGATTGCGGTTAAAGATGATCTGAAAAATACGCAAGACGATGAAAAGTTATTACAGACTTTGATACAGTTACAGGGCGCGCAAGAAACGACGACTTTAAGGAGTAAAATTGCTATAACTG gGCAATCATCAGACGAAGCATTAAAAAAGCTGATTCAGCAGGCAAAGCCGACAGGTATGGTGCAAGAAGCAACAAAAATGCCGATTGCCATCAGCACGGAGTATGGAAAGAGCAACGACGCGTTGCTGGCTGCTCTGCTAAAGGAACAAGGCTTTGGACCTACCACCGCCAGTTCTCTGGATGAGCAACTCCGCCTCGCC GCATTGCTCAATCAAGTGGTAGTGACGCCGAAAGCTAGACGAACGACgacgccgccaccgccgcctgCACCGAGAAGACCTATCTTGGACGGCCTAGCGTGGCTCTGGCAGACGTGGAGGGAAACGGGGTCAGGAACAGGAGCCAAAAGACCTAATAGAAGACCTGATCCCGCTCCTACGGCTTCGGTCTCTGCTTCCCAAGCAACGAGCAATAGAGTCAACTGGTTTGGCTCGGGCCCATTTGTAGGGAATGCAGACACACAGCCGACCTCAAACAGA